A window of the Zeugodacus cucurbitae isolate PBARC_wt_2022May chromosome 2, idZeuCucr1.2, whole genome shotgun sequence genome harbors these coding sequences:
- the LOC105220569 gene encoding synaptosomal-associated protein 25: protein MAAPEVPRTELQELQIKSGQVADESLESTRRMLNLMEESKEAGIRTLVALDDQGEQLDRIEEGMDRINADMREAEKNLSGMEKCCGLCVVPWKKVAMKDDGENAWKANEDGKIVNSQPTRVVDERERMGGVPPQSGYIPRITNDAREDEMDENIGQVNSMLGNLRNMALDMGSELENQNKQIDRINAKGDANNVRMDGVNKRANNLLKS, encoded by the coding sequence ATGGCAGCTCCCGAAGTACCTCGCACAGAATTGCaggaattgcaaataaaatctgGTCAGGTGGCAGATGAATCACTAGAAAGTACAAGACGCATGCTTAACCTTatggaagaaagtaaagagGCTGGAATACGAACACTGGTAGCTTTAGATGATCAGGGAGAACAACTTGATCGCATTGAAGAGGGTATGGATCGCATTAACGCCGATATGAGAGAAGCAGAAAAGAATCTAAGCGGTATGGAAAAATGCTGTGGCCTGTGTGTTGTGCCATGGAAGAAGGTTGCAATGAAAGATGACGGCGAAAATGCTTGGAAAGCAAATGAAGATGGTAAAATCGTGAATAGTCAACCAACAAGAGTGGTAGATGAACGTGAACGAATGGGTGGCGTGCCACCGCAAAGCGGTTACATACCTCGCATTACAAATGACGCGCGAGAAGATGAAATGGATGAGAATATTGGACAAGTAAACTCAATGTTGGGAAATCTACGAAATATGGCGTTAGATATGGGATCCGAATtggaaaatcaaaacaaacagaTTGACCGTATTAACGCCAAAGGAGACGCTAATAACGTACGCATGGATGGTGTTAACAAGCGTGCCAATAATTTGCTCAAAAGCTAA